Within Limanda limanda chromosome 17, fLimLim1.1, whole genome shotgun sequence, the genomic segment ACCAGACCTCAGTCTTATAGCACAAGGGTTCTCTGGGGCCTCATGATGGTGGAAGAGGATGTTTATAATGTGAATACAACACATGGATTTTTTCCTTATATGTATGagaaatgtgttgtgtgttccgCAGCTCTCAGAGGTCTACATTTTTAaaggcaattttttttttatctgagcaATTAATAGTCATCAAGCCCAGTTTGAGTGAGCATAGATTGGCTGAGGATTTCTAAGACGGAATTTCAATGCATCTGTTTAAGTCCAAAGCTTGAATGTTAATGTGCTCACTTAGTTGTGTTGCATGTCATTTCAAGCCCCTTTAAATAACTCCCCAAAGTAAAGCTACAACTCTCACACCCGATGTCTAAGATTTCAACAGATTTAAAATGAGTGCAAGCTGCTGTTATTCATATTTGAATGCACGCAACAAGATGGATTTTTTTCCAAGTTTCGACACCTAATTGTCTCCCATGTCCTCTTTATTTCCCTCCACTCCTCTCCACAGCTCAGGTGTCACAGCAGTAGCGTCACTGGCCTTGGCTCGCTGAATAAAGATGCATGTGGACCTGGAGGGACAAAGCAGCACTCAAATGAGATGACtcaaaagaggagaaagaaaaccaCCCTCTAATCTCAGGTCAAAAGTTTGGTACGGCGTGAACAATGTGAGTCATCGTATCAAAAAGGACAGAGACTTTTTTTAAGACATGGAGGTGGCTTTCGCGTGTGTCGGGAATCTTTTGGTAGATGAACCTTGACGACAGCATGGAGTCAGACGGGCCGTAAACGTTTCTGCCCCACTCATCTGACTTGTGTCAGCATGTCAACGCAGCATAGATGATTTACCCTTTAAAGAGACACAACTGGGAACCAACCTGGTCCGATGATGTAGCAGCTACAGGTGACTTAGATGTGGGCTTTGATTCAAGACAGTGCAACCACAGTCAGTATGGAAGTGCAGACAACCTCTCTGGTCTGGATATATGTGAACAGGACCGAACAACTGAACTCTTCATATGAATACAACACGACAGATCTGACTGAAAAGTCAAACACCTACCACTCTTACACGATtggtctcttcctctcctgcctgTACACCATCCTCCTCTTTCCTATTGGATTTATTGGTAACATCTTAATCCTGGTGGTCAACCTGAaccacagagagaagatgaCCATCCCTGACCTTTACTTTGTTAACCTGGCGTTGGCCGACCTCATCCTGGTGGCGGATTCCCTCATCGAGGTCTTCAATCTGAACGAGAAGTATTATGACTACGCCGTCCTCTGCACCTTCATGTCCCTTTTCCTGCAGGTCAACATGTACAGCAGCATCTTCTTCCTCACGTGGATGAGCTTTGACCGCTACATAGCCTTGGCTGgctccatcagcagcagccCACTGAGGACTATGCAGCATGCCAAGCTCAGCTGTGGCCTCATCTGGATGGCCTCCATCATGGCCACCCTGCTCCCCTTCACCATCGTGCAGACCCAGCACAGGGGTGAGGTGCACTTCTGCTTTGCCAACGTCATTGAGATCCAGTGGCTGGAGGTGACCATTGGCTTTTTGGTGCCCTTCTCCATCATTGGTGTGTGCTACTCTCTGATTGTACGCATCCTCATGAGGGCCCAGAAGCACCGGGGCTTGTGGGCACGGCGGCAGAAAGCCCTGCGCATGATCCTGGTGGTGGTTCTGGTGTTCTTCATCTGCTGGCTGCCAGAGAACGTCTTCATCAgcatccagctgctgcagggcACAGCTGACCCATCGCAGAGGACTGCTACCACCCTGTGGCACGACTACCCGCTCACAGGCCACATTGTTAACCTGGCAGCTTTCTCCAACAGCTGCCTCAACCCCATTATCTACAGCTTTCTAGGAGAGACCTTCAGAGACAAGCTGCGGCTCTTCATTAAGAAGAAGGCCAGCTGGTCAGTAGTGAGCCGCTTCTGCCGCCACAGCCTTGATATCCACCTCCCTGTCAGGAGCGGGGTGTCAGAGGTGTGACTGCTGAGAAGAGGGACAACCGTTGTGGAACTGAGGCCACAGAATATGccttaaaaaaaagtcaatctTCATATCAACGTGATATGTCAACTAGGGTGAAATATGACCTCAGATTTCTTTCTGCTGTTGATTAGCTTTGCCTCATAGTGACTCAGTTAACCTGCTCACTTtctgaacaaaacaacaaaagcatCAGGAATGTGCTCTCCAAGGATGACGATGACTCGATGTGTGTATCTTTTCAAGTAGATAACAATGCACATACAGTACTAAAAGCAATTTTCATGTTTATCTGCATCCTGGACTGTTTTCTTTAATTGGATTTGGTGTGTTATTCCTTCAAAGAGTTGGCAAGTTTGGTAAGGCAGGCAACAACAAGTGAACTAATGCATAGAGGCTCGGAAGAAGAGAAACGGTGTaggtgtgtgagacagacagtgatgGAACATTTTACATGAGTGACCTCTCCCATAAATCTTCCAGAACATTGTGCGGgtgtgtgttagaaatgtcGAACGCAAA encodes:
- the gper1 gene encoding G-protein coupled estrogen receptor 1, coding for MWALIQDSATTVSMEVQTTSLVWIYVNRTEQLNSSYEYNTTDLTEKSNTYHSYTIGLFLSCLYTILLFPIGFIGNILILVVNLNHREKMTIPDLYFVNLALADLILVADSLIEVFNLNEKYYDYAVLCTFMSLFLQVNMYSSIFFLTWMSFDRYIALAGSISSSPLRTMQHAKLSCGLIWMASIMATLLPFTIVQTQHRGEVHFCFANVIEIQWLEVTIGFLVPFSIIGVCYSLIVRILMRAQKHRGLWARRQKALRMILVVVLVFFICWLPENVFISIQLLQGTADPSQRTATTLWHDYPLTGHIVNLAAFSNSCLNPIIYSFLGETFRDKLRLFIKKKASWSVVSRFCRHSLDIHLPVRSGVSEV